Genomic window (Sulfurimonas sp.):
CCACATGAACATTTCTCTTTCTACCCTCTTTATGTCTAACTCTTGCTACAAAATTCACTTCATCATTAAACTTTACAGGAGATAAAAACTGACATTCACTTCCAACTAAAACTACATTTCTCTCATTTACAGCAAGCATTGCTGCATAATCAGCAGCACTAAATACAAAACCTCCATGAATCAAACCTTCATCATCAGCAACCATCTCAGAAATTGTTGTAAGTCTTGTTTCTACATAACCTTTTTCTAGTCTTATAACTTCACCTGTCAAGTCACGATTTATAGATTCATGTGTGTGTATTTCAACTAAGTTTTCTTCATCTTCTCTATAATCATCAAGCTCTAACTCATCATCATTTACTACTTCTTTTTTATTATCACTCATTTTTTATCCTTAATCAGTTTTACATATACTCTTTTTGGAGCTGGATAGCCTTCTACCGTTTTTGATTTATCATTCGCATCTAAAAAGTCTTCTAAAGACTGCCCCTCTATCCAAGATGTTTTTCTCTGCTCCGAAGCATCTGTAGTGGAAGTTTCTAAAACTTCAAAACTACTAAAACCTGCTCTTAAACACCAGTTTTGCAGGGCTGGTATAGTAGGTACAAAATATATATTTGGTATTTTTGAGTAAGATGACTCTGGGCATAAGCACATCTCTTCTTTTGCATCTATATAAAAAGTATCTAATATAACTTCACCTTTATTTTCTAAACCCTTAAAAAGTGATTTTAACATCGCTACGGGGTCACTTCTATGATAAAGAACTCCCAAACAAAAGATAATATCAAACTTCTCATCATAAAGCTCTAGATGCTCAACACCAAGCAACTCATAAACTATCTCGCTTTTTACAAAATGGTTTATAAAATCAAACTGCGTTTTATACAAAGGAGATGGGTCAAAACCAACTAAAAGTTTTGGTTTGTCTTCTTGCATACGAAAAAGATAGTAACCATTATTACACCCTATATCGGCAACTTTTTTATCTTTTAAATTAAAATGTTTTCTCAAGAGCTTATATTTTATATTACTTTTCCATTCTGCATCTATATAAGTATCAAAAATCTCAAATGGTCCTTTTCTCCAAGGCATCATCATTTTTGCGATATTTTTCACTTCATATTCATTTGCACCGCTTATCTTTATAACATCACCAAGCTCAACTTTAAATGAGCCATCGCATAATGATTCCAATGCTTCACGAAGTGGTTTTATATTTTTCCAAGTCATCCATTTTTCTCTGTCTATTCTTAAATCTTTTAAGTTCATTTTATTCTTTATCTAAGTAAATTTTTGTATAATTATAGCTAAAAGATACAGACCATAATTACTCATAGGAATTTTAATGCGTTTAGAAAAAAAAGCCACCCTTGTATCAACCTCTGTTGCTGGAGTTCTTGTCTTGATGAAAATGACAGTTGGCATCTTAAGTGGTTCTATCGCTGTATTAGCATCTGCAATTGATAGTTTACTTGACCTTACTATTTCACTATTTAACTATTTTGCTCTTAATACTGCAGAAAAAAATGCTGATGAGCAGTTTAACTTTGGAAGAAATAAGATTGAACCACTTGCCGCTGTAATAGAGGGAACAGTTATCTCTCTATCTGCTCTTTTCATACTTTATGAAGCTCTCGTTAAAATATTTCATCCAAGAGAAATGACATTTATGCAAAGTAGCATCTGGGTAATGTTAGTTTCACTTATCATTACTTTCTTTTTAGTAATGTTTTTAAACTATGTTGCAAAAAAAACAAAAAATATGGTTATAAAAGCAGACGCACTACATTACAAAATTGACCTTTTCTCAAACGGTGCAGTTCTAATGGCATTAGCTCTTATTTCAATGACAGGAGAACAATTAATAGACCCTATTTTAGGTATTGGTATCGCGATATTTATGATTTACTCTTCTATTCCTATCATTAAAGAAGGAATTTTAATGCTCTTAGATGCTGCCCTACCTCAAGAAGACATAGAAAAAATAGAGAATATATTAGCAAAGCAAACAGATATTAATGATTATCATTTTCTCCAAACAAGGGAGTCTGGTTCACATATTTTCATCTCTGTTCACGCTGTTTTTAATGTTAGCATCTCTTTATATGATGCACATACAATCGCAGACAAAATAGAGTTAAAAATTAAAAATCTTTTTGAAGATAAAATGGTTCATACTATCATTCATATGGACCCGTACGATGATTCAGAAATAAATGAGATGGAAGATGAGTATTAATTTTTACGCTCTGATCATCGGTACTGAAATTTTAAATGCTAGACGAGAAGACAAGCATTTTAAATTTGTTCGTGATGAACTACAAAAATATGATGAAGAACTTTTTGCCTCGTTTATTGTAAAAGATGATAAAGAGCTTATGAAAAAAAGTTTTTCTCTTATAAAGTCTGATGAGAACTCTGTACTTTTTTCGTTTGGTGGTATCGGCTCAACTCCTGATGATTTAACAAGAGAGATAGCATCTGAAATATTTACACAAAAGCCTTTAGTGCGCCATAAAAAGTTTGAACAAGATATTATAGATAGGTTTAAAAAAAAAGCATATCCAAATAGAATTCATATGTCAGATTTACCTCAAGATGCCAAGTTACTTTTTAATGAAGTGAACAATATGTCAGGATTTTGTTTAGAAGATAGATTTTTCTTCACTCCTGGATTTCCAGAAATGGCACATCCAATGATAAAAGATGTCATCAAAAGTTTATGTTCACAAAGTAAAAAAAAGTTTAGGTTTACCCTACTTGCTAACACAAGTGAAGATACACTCATTGAGCAAATGAAACTTTTACCACCAAGTGTTGAGTTGTCATCTCTACCTATTTTTATAAATAAAAAACCTCAAGTTGAACTATCCCTTAGTGGTTATGAAGAAAAAGAAGTTAGAGAATATTTTGAACTGTTTAAAAATGAACTTCAAAAACTCAAAGTAGGCTACAAACTACTTTGAATCTTCCTCTCTCTTATACATAAAACTAAAAGGAATTCTTACTATTTTTGGCTTGTAGCCTGTAAAACCACCCCAAATGGCAACTATACCTAAGCTTAACCAAGTTGGAGCACCTAAAAGATTTGCACCGTAAAAAAGTGTTAAACTAACTCCTACAATAATCATAAAATCGACCATAGTATCTACAGATTTTGTGCTTTTTTTTGGTTTTTCGACATTATTTGCTGGTTTTCTTTTTGACAATTTATTTCCTTGTTTTTGGCATTATACCAAAGATTTAAAACTATTTAGCGTACTCAACTGCTCTGCTCTCGCGTATTACATTTACTTTTATTTCACCTGGGTACTGAACTTTATCTTCTATCTCTTTTGCTATCTCTCTTGACATTAAAACTGACTCATCATCATTGATTAGAGTAGCATTAACAATAACTCTTACTTCTCTGCCTGCATTTATAGCGTAAGCTTGTCTAACTCCACTATGTCCAGATGCTATCTCTTCTATTTGAGTTACTCTTTTTAAGAAACTCTCTAAAACTTCTCGTCTTGCTCCTGGTCTTGCAGCAGAAAGTGCATCTGCAGCACAAACAGCCGCACACTCAATAGAGTGTATATCTTCATGCCCATGATGAGCGTATATAGCATTTATAACAATCTCGTTTTCATTGTAACGGTTGCATAAGTCTGCACCTAAATCTACATGATTCCCATCATGGTCATGTGTTAAAGACTTTCCTATATCATGGAGTAAACCTGCTCTTTTAGCCAACCTCGTATCTCCGCCCATTTCTGCTGCCATCAATCCAGCCAAATGCGCTACTTCAAGTGTATGAGCCAAAGCATTTTGACCATAACTTGCGCGGTATCTAAGTTTTCCTATAAGCTTCATTAGCTCTGGATTCATTACTCCGATATCCATGCTTGCAACTATCTCTTCACCTTCATTAAGTATGCCAGCTTCAAACTCATCATTTACTTTAGAAAAAATATCTTCTATTCTAGCAGGTTGGATTCGACCATCTTCTATTAGAAGTTCTAGAGTCTTAGTCGCTATTGCCCGTCTATACAGGTTAAAACTACTTACTAGTATGGCATTTGGAGTGTCATCTATGATAATATCAACACCCATCAAGGTTTCAAGGGCTTTAATATTTCTACCCTCTTTACCAATGATTCTACCTTTTAACTCATCATTGTCTAGATGCACAAGTGAAGTTAATCTCTCAGATGCAAAATCTCCAGCAAAACGACTTGTCGCAACTGCGAGTATATAGTTTGCTTTTTTCTTTGCTTCTTTTTTTGCTTCATTTTCATATCGTCTAACTATATGAGCTATATCAGCGCGTGATTTTTCTTCTATCTTCTTAAGTAAAACATCTTTCGCTTCATCTTGTGTCATTCCTGCACTATGCTCTATCGTATGCAGTGCTTCATCGATTTTTATCTCATATTTATCTTTTAAAGATTTTACTGATTTCTCATTTCTTTGTAAATCAATTTTTCTCGTTTCTATCGCTCTTGCATCGTTATTTATTCTTCTATCTTCATTTTGTTTATAGCGTTTAAAACTATTTTCTTTTCTGATTACATCATCTTCTCGTTGATGTAAATCTGCCTTTGCTCTATCTTTCGCACTCTCATAATGTTTTGTAGCTTCAAGCTCTATTTCTTTTGATTTGAGGCTTGCTTTATGCAAAAGATGCTGTGCCTCATTTTCTATTGCACTTGCTTTTGCTTTTGCTTTATCTACATAAATATCAAAATTAGCATTAGTAATTTTTTTAGAGATGAAAAATCCAACAAGCCCACTTACTGTGGATATTGCACCACTTAGTAGAACTTCATTTATCATTTTTTTTCCTATTCTCTAACCAACATACCTTCTGGGCCTTATAGCAATTTTGGGTGTCAATAGTAAATCACACGCGATATCATATGAATCGCAAATATCTTCTTTAGTAAAACAAATTTCTGGTTGTATAAAAATTGTGTATGGTCTTTTTTTTAACTTTGCAAAGAAACGATCATACATTCCTTTTCCAAATCCTACTCTTTGTAATCTACCATCTATCCCAGTTGCTATTCCAACCGCAGGTACTATGGCTATATCAATTTTATTTATATTTCTTATAGTATTTCCCGCTTCATAAATTCCAAAATTCTTTCTTTTGAGCGGTAATCTAAATGGTACTATCTTAAAACTTGAATCTTGCATAAATGGTATCAATATTTCACAATTTTTACGCATTTTGTTAAGTGTTTTTCTTATGTCTGCTTCAAATGAAAGAGGATAGTAAAACAGTATTTTTGCATTTTTAACATTTTTAAGTTCAGACATCAGTCGTCTGTTTATCATTGCGTTACGATAATATCTACTCTCTTTAGGAGCATTTTTTATTTTTTTTATACAATTTTTTCTAAATATCGATTTTGTAAGAGGCATATAAAAACTTTCCGTTATAATTTCACATATTTTACAATAAAAAATAAAACAAAGGTCTTTTATGTTTAAAAAAATTACACTTACACTTATTTTAACCTCCACATTACTATTTTTAGGTTGTAGTAGCGATGATAATAAAAATGCGAACAATATGGTTTCAGCAAATGAATATGTTCTTACAGCACTTGATAAAAAACAATATATTGTAAAAAAAGAGGGTTCTGGATTTTTACTAAAAGGTGCTGAAGGAAAAGTTATTATATTTGATATTTTTGCAACTTGGTGTCCTCCTTGTCGTGGAGCAGCAACTCATCTTAGCTCTCTTCAAGAAAAATACAAAGACGATTTAATTATTATCGGTATTAGCATCGAAGATAAAATATTAGACTCAAAACTACAAGACTTTAGAGAAAAATATAACGCTACTTATACTCTTGTAAACTCTGAAACAAATCGTCGTTTAGCAGACACAATAGTAAATGAGTTAAAACTGGGAGAGAGATATCCTATTCCTATCATGGCGTTATATAAAGATGGAAAATATATAAATCATTTTATAGGTGCTATCGAAGAAGAACTTATAGAAAATGATATAAAACTAGCTTTAGAAAAGTAGGTTTTAAAATATGTTTGGTTTTATAAAAAAATCTTTATCTAAAACAGCAGAGGCTATAAAAAGTGTTGCACCTAAAAAGAAAATCTCTTTTACAAAAGATGAGCTTGAAGATATTTTACTAGAAGCTGATGTTGAATATGACTTAGTTGAAATCATCATTGAGCAAACTTATCAGAGCAAAATCACTAGAGATGTTTTACGCTCTAAGCTTTTAGCAACTCTAGCTTACACAACTTACAAAGAACCAAAATATCAAGCTCCTTTTGTAGAACTCATTGTTGGTGTAAATGGAGCAGGAAAAACAACAACCATTTCTAAACTTGCTCAAAGATATAAAAATGAAGGCAAAAAAGTAATACTTGGGGCAGGAGACACCTTTCGAGCAGCAGCCATAGAACAACTCACACTTTGGTCAAAAAAACTTGATATTCCCATAGTTGCTTCTTCTCAAGGACATGACTCATCAGCCGTTGCTTATGATACTATAAACTCCGCAAAGTCAAAAGGTTTTGACAATGTTATCATAGATACAGCAGGAAGACTTCACACTCAAACAAACCTCACAAATGAGCTCAAAAAAATAAACCGCATCTGTGATAAAGCACATAAGGGAGCACCACATAGAACTATTCTAATCATCGATGGAACACAAGGAAACTCAGCAATAGCTCAGGCAAAAGCTTTTAATGAGATGATAGGTATAGATGGAATTATCATCACAAAACTAGATGGAACTGCAAAAGGTGGTTCTGTATTTTCTATCGCTTATGCTCTTGAACTTCCTATCCTTTATGTAGGAACAGGAGAACAACCTGAGGATTTAGTTCCATTTGACAAGTATGAGTTTGTAGATGGTTTACTTGATGCTATTTTTGAAGAAGTATCTTAGGTAATCTCAAAAAGGTCTTGATTTTTTTTCATAAAGATATTATATCAAATTGTAGCCTTTCTTTGTGAATATAATTTAGTTATAATTTAATCATGTTAAATGAAGTTGGAAAATTAAAAATACCAGGTGCAATTTTAAGTATAGAAATAATAAATAATAATATCTGTATTCTCGATAATAAATATAGGCTATTTATCTACTCCATCGAAACCTATACCCTAGTGGACAACTATGTTTTACTTGACTCCCAAGAAGACAAACACATCTATGAAAAATCACTTTGTATTTCTAAAAATCTAGATGTATATGAATCTTTTTTTAAAAGCAGTAGTGGTTCTATTTTTACCATTAACAACCATGAATTATCACAAAGTTTACCTATTGAACTAAACAAGAGAAATGTTTCTTATGCTAAATTTTCTCCAGACGCAAAAACACTCCTTATAGGTGGAGAAGATGGAATTGTCTATTTTTATGACCCAGACTCAAAAAGATCTCAGTTTTCACTAGAGCCAAGAGCTGACTTTATTAGCTGTGCAACTTTTTCACATAACACAAAACTTGTATGTATCGGTGCGTATGATAAAGCCATAGAGATTCAAAACATTGATAAACACACACTTATTTCAAAAGTTGAAGTAAGTGATACGGTTGAAGATATTATCTTTTTTGATGATGACAGCGGTGTGGTAGGGATAACAAGAGATAGAAGGATATTTTCTTACTCCATAAAAAATGACGAACTTATCTTTGGCGACACAGTATTTAATGAGTGGCCAACTTCAATGGTTAGAGTTGGTTTTAATCATGTTTTAGTTGGTACAAAAGGAGATATCTTATATATCTTCAAGATTGATGATTTAATACTTTTAAGAAAATTCAGAGTTGATAACTTTGGTGTTACAACATTGAAAGTTAACTGTAGAACTTTATATATCGGATATTCAAATGGTGAACTAAAAATCGTAGATATGGATTTTTTATATAAAGAGTTTGAACTAAACCTAAAAAGCAATAAATTTGCAAAAGCAACATCTTTGATGAAATCTAATATATTTTTAATGACAAGTGAAATCGTTAAAAACTATGACAAAGTCTGGCCTCAAGTTTTAGATATGGCAAAAGATATTATTGCGGCAAAAGATTTAGAGAGAGCAGAAAAATTAGCTAAACCATTTTTCTGGGATACTAAGAAAAAAGAGGAGTTTATATTTTTAAATGCCAATGTTGCAAACTATAAACACTTTGAAGATTTAGTACAAAGAGGTAGCAAGATAGTAGCACTTAAGTTTGCTGATGAAAAAGAGTACCTAAAAACTACAAAAAGTTACAAAGAACTAGATAAGGATTTTTATAAAGTTTTTCAACTTGCAAAAGGGATGTTTGCAAAAGACACACCAGAAGCTATACAACATGCTAAAGAAACTATCTCTCCATATTTAGCAGTAGAATCAAAAAAAAGCATGATCAACAATCTTTTACAACACCATAAAGTATTTGTTCGTTCTTCAAAACTCATAAAAGTTAGAAATTTTAAAGTATATTTTAATCTTGTACAGAAAAATCAATTTTTAACCGAAGAGGCACTATATACAAAAGTTGTAGAAATTGGAAATCAAACATACTCACAACTTTTAAAAATAGAACACGAAGGTCATTACGATAAAGC
Coding sequences:
- a CDS encoding PaaI family thioesterase, coding for MSDNKKEVVNDDELELDDYREDEENLVEIHTHESINRDLTGEVIRLEKGYVETRLTTISEMVADDEGLIHGGFVFSAADYAAMLAVNERNVVLVGSECQFLSPVKFNDEVNFVARVRHKEGRKRNVHVEAHVLDIKVFEGEFKTVITERHVLKLKLLDNEDE
- the cmoB gene encoding tRNA 5-methoxyuridine(34)/uridine 5-oxyacetic acid(34) synthase CmoB, translating into MNLKDLRIDREKWMTWKNIKPLREALESLCDGSFKVELGDVIKISGANEYEVKNIAKMMMPWRKGPFEIFDTYIDAEWKSNIKYKLLRKHFNLKDKKVADIGCNNGYYLFRMQEDKPKLLVGFDPSPLYKTQFDFINHFVKSEIVYELLGVEHLELYDEKFDIIFCLGVLYHRSDPVAMLKSLFKGLENKGEVILDTFYIDAKEEMCLCPESSYSKIPNIYFVPTIPALQNWCLRAGFSSFEVLETSTTDASEQRKTSWIEGQSLEDFLDANDKSKTVEGYPAPKRVYVKLIKDKK
- a CDS encoding cation diffusion facilitator family transporter, with translation MRLEKKATLVSTSVAGVLVLMKMTVGILSGSIAVLASAIDSLLDLTISLFNYFALNTAEKNADEQFNFGRNKIEPLAAVIEGTVISLSALFILYEALVKIFHPREMTFMQSSIWVMLVSLIITFFLVMFLNYVAKKTKNMVIKADALHYKIDLFSNGAVLMALALISMTGEQLIDPILGIGIAIFMIYSSIPIIKEGILMLLDAALPQEDIEKIENILAKQTDINDYHFLQTRESGSHIFISVHAVFNVSISLYDAHTIADKIELKIKNLFEDKMVHTIIHMDPYDDSEINEMEDEY
- a CDS encoding competence/damage-inducible protein A; its protein translation is MSINFYALIIGTEILNARREDKHFKFVRDELQKYDEELFASFIVKDDKELMKKSFSLIKSDENSVLFSFGGIGSTPDDLTREIASEIFTQKPLVRHKKFEQDIIDRFKKKAYPNRIHMSDLPQDAKLLFNEVNNMSGFCLEDRFFFTPGFPEMAHPMIKDVIKSLCSQSKKKFRFTLLANTSEDTLIEQMKLLPPSVELSSLPIFINKKPQVELSLSGYEEKEVREYFELFKNELQKLKVGYKLL
- the rny gene encoding ribonuclease Y codes for the protein MINEVLLSGAISTVSGLVGFFISKKITNANFDIYVDKAKAKASAIENEAQHLLHKASLKSKEIELEATKHYESAKDRAKADLHQREDDVIRKENSFKRYKQNEDRRINNDARAIETRKIDLQRNEKSVKSLKDKYEIKIDEALHTIEHSAGMTQDEAKDVLLKKIEEKSRADIAHIVRRYENEAKKEAKKKANYILAVATSRFAGDFASERLTSLVHLDNDELKGRIIGKEGRNIKALETLMGVDIIIDDTPNAILVSSFNLYRRAIATKTLELLIEDGRIQPARIEDIFSKVNDEFEAGILNEGEEIVASMDIGVMNPELMKLIGKLRYRASYGQNALAHTLEVAHLAGLMAAEMGGDTRLAKRAGLLHDIGKSLTHDHDGNHVDLGADLCNRYNENEIVINAIYAHHGHEDIHSIECAAVCAADALSAARPGARREVLESFLKRVTQIEEIASGHSGVRQAYAINAGREVRVIVNATLINDDESVLMSREIAKEIEDKVQYPGEIKVNVIRESRAVEYAK
- a CDS encoding 5-formyltetrahydrofolate cyclo-ligase translates to MPLTKSIFRKNCIKKIKNAPKESRYYRNAMINRRLMSELKNVKNAKILFYYPLSFEADIRKTLNKMRKNCEILIPFMQDSSFKIVPFRLPLKRKNFGIYEAGNTIRNINKIDIAIVPAVGIATGIDGRLQRVGFGKGMYDRFFAKLKKRPYTIFIQPEICFTKEDICDSYDIACDLLLTPKIAIRPRRYVG
- a CDS encoding TlpA disulfide reductase family protein encodes the protein MFKKITLTLILTSTLLFLGCSSDDNKNANNMVSANEYVLTALDKKQYIVKKEGSGFLLKGAEGKVIIFDIFATWCPPCRGAATHLSSLQEKYKDDLIIIGISIEDKILDSKLQDFREKYNATYTLVNSETNRRLADTIVNELKLGERYPIPIMALYKDGKYINHFIGAIEEELIENDIKLALEK
- the ftsY gene encoding signal recognition particle-docking protein FtsY: MFGFIKKSLSKTAEAIKSVAPKKKISFTKDELEDILLEADVEYDLVEIIIEQTYQSKITRDVLRSKLLATLAYTTYKEPKYQAPFVELIVGVNGAGKTTTISKLAQRYKNEGKKVILGAGDTFRAAAIEQLTLWSKKLDIPIVASSQGHDSSAVAYDTINSAKSKGFDNVIIDTAGRLHTQTNLTNELKKINRICDKAHKGAPHRTILIIDGTQGNSAIAQAKAFNEMIGIDGIIITKLDGTAKGGSVFSIAYALELPILYVGTGEQPEDLVPFDKYEFVDGLLDAIFEEVS